A part of Solibacillus sp. FSL H8-0538 genomic DNA contains:
- a CDS encoding isochorismate synthase: MHYKGYNTTEVKVGSLNSKQHFYMETIEVSRLSALAFFAAGETHYKGQRFYWQNREKTFTLVGLGHAYVIQNDQNQSRFDAVEQEWKQLTKNIVQEEQDLQPILFGGFTFDPQNEVKGEWANFPQSYFAVATHQLVLRNDKAYVSINLITDKPDSAKTFDALRKERDHLIHAAQVKELKTYSKPEMTSYEEPYKEAYLASIGKVTSLIKNQQAQKVVIARSLALQFKEAVTSPQILSHVVHEQPESYLFGLEHGSMLFFGASPERLVKVDNGKAFSSCVAGSIKRGKTAEEDEALGQSLLNDTKNRGEHHYVVEMISQTFDKNCTEVKLPKQPKLLKIRDIQHLYTPVEGTLAREATILQLVKHLHPTPALGGVPRKEAMEIIRQYEPMNRGLYAAPIGWLDADGNGEFAVAIRSAALIENNAYLYAGGGIVADSEPILEYEETLVKFRPMLRALGGQLYE; the protein is encoded by the coding sequence ATGCATTACAAGGGGTATAATACCACTGAAGTGAAGGTGGGCTCTTTGAACTCAAAACAGCATTTTTATATGGAAACAATTGAGGTAAGTCGATTATCTGCGCTAGCATTTTTTGCGGCGGGAGAAACACACTATAAAGGCCAACGATTTTATTGGCAAAATCGCGAGAAAACATTTACGTTAGTTGGTTTAGGGCACGCATATGTCATCCAAAACGATCAAAATCAAAGCCGTTTTGATGCGGTTGAACAAGAATGGAAGCAACTAACGAAAAATATTGTGCAAGAAGAACAAGACTTACAGCCGATTTTATTCGGGGGCTTTACATTTGATCCGCAAAATGAGGTGAAGGGTGAGTGGGCAAACTTCCCGCAAAGCTACTTCGCTGTAGCAACTCATCAGCTTGTACTGCGTAATGATAAGGCATATGTGAGTATTAATTTAATCACAGACAAGCCAGACAGTGCCAAAACCTTTGATGCGTTACGTAAAGAGCGCGATCATTTAATTCATGCTGCACAAGTCAAAGAACTGAAGACATATTCGAAGCCAGAAATGACAAGCTATGAGGAGCCATATAAAGAGGCATATTTAGCTTCAATTGGTAAAGTGACGTCGCTTATTAAAAATCAGCAGGCGCAAAAGGTGGTTATTGCACGTTCATTGGCGTTGCAGTTTAAAGAAGCCGTTACTTCGCCGCAAATATTATCGCATGTTGTACATGAGCAACCAGAAAGCTATTTATTCGGCTTAGAGCATGGGAGTATGTTGTTTTTCGGTGCGTCCCCAGAGCGTTTAGTGAAGGTGGATAATGGAAAGGCCTTTTCTTCTTGTGTTGCGGGCTCAATTAAGCGAGGTAAAACAGCTGAAGAGGACGAAGCGTTAGGACAAAGCTTATTAAATGATACGAAAAATCGCGGTGAGCATCATTATGTTGTTGAAATGATTTCGCAGACGTTTGATAAAAACTGTACAGAAGTAAAATTACCAAAGCAGCCGAAGTTACTAAAAATCCGTGATATTCAACATTTATATACACCGGTAGAAGGAACGCTAGCTCGTGAGGCAACAATTTTACAGCTTGTAAAGCATCTTCACCCGACACCTGCTTTAGGAGGCGTTCCTCGTAAGGAAGCGATGGAAATTATTCGTCAGTATGAGCCAATGAACCGCGGACTTTATGCAGCACCAATTGGCTGGTTAGACGCGGACGGCAATGGTGAATTTGCAGTAGCCATTCGTTCAGCAGCGCTTATTGAAAACAATGCGTATTTATATGCAGGAGGCGGGATTGTAGCAGATTCTGAACCGATTTTGGAGTATGAGGAAACGCTCGTAAAATTCCGTCCAATGCTGCGTGCTTTAGGAGGACAATTATATGAGTAA
- a CDS encoding 1,4-dihydroxy-2-naphthoate polyprenyltransferase: protein MTKVIEADTSFKVWWHLTRPHTLTASFVPVFLGTAIAAAIAEHDINIMLFFAMLIASMLIQAATNMFNEYYDYKLGLDNENSVGIGGTIVRHGVAPKTILLIALSFYAIAMLLGIYICASSSWWLVAVGLVCMVIGYLYTGGPYPIAYSPYGEFVSGAVMGMGIVLISFFIQTGTVSLDAVFISVPSMILVGAIMLSNNIRDIVGDKDGGRKTMAILVGRHNAITVLATFFIVSYVWIIVLIIFNDLSPWALLIFLSIKKPIAAIQLFRTKEAPLEVMPAMKSTAQTNTFFGFLLGVGILIQHFFFA, encoded by the coding sequence ATGACTAAAGTCATCGAAGCGGATACTAGCTTTAAAGTATGGTGGCATTTAACACGACCACACACATTAACAGCTTCATTCGTTCCCGTATTTTTAGGAACTGCCATCGCTGCAGCTATTGCTGAGCACGACATCAATATCATGCTATTTTTCGCTATGTTAATTGCAAGTATGCTTATTCAAGCAGCGACGAATATGTTCAATGAATATTATGATTACAAGCTCGGGTTAGATAATGAAAACTCTGTCGGCATCGGCGGGACAATCGTTCGTCACGGGGTTGCACCGAAAACGATACTGTTGATTGCACTAAGCTTTTACGCTATTGCGATGTTACTTGGTATTTACATTTGCGCAAGCTCTTCTTGGTGGTTAGTCGCTGTTGGGCTAGTATGTATGGTAATTGGCTATTTATATACAGGCGGTCCTTATCCAATTGCGTACTCACCGTATGGGGAATTTGTGTCTGGTGCAGTAATGGGGATGGGAATCGTACTTATTTCATTCTTTATTCAAACAGGTACAGTAAGCTTGGATGCTGTATTCATCTCAGTACCTAGCATGATCTTAGTTGGAGCAATTATGCTATCTAATAATATTCGTGATATTGTAGGAGACAAAGACGGCGGTCGTAAAACAATGGCCATTTTAGTCGGACGCCACAATGCGATTACAGTGCTTGCTACGTTTTTCATCGTTTCTTATGTGTGGATTATCGTATTAATTATTTTTAACGATTTATCTCCGTGGGCACTTCTTATTTTCTTAAGCATAAAAAAACCAATCGCAGCGATTCAATTATTCCGTACGAAAGAAGCGCCACTAGAAGTCATGCCAGCGATGAAGTCTACTGCTCAAACAAATACATTTTTCGGCTTCCTTTTAGGTGTCGGCATACTGATTCAACATTTCTTTTTTGCATAA
- a CDS encoding MerR family transcriptional regulator, whose amino-acid sequence MKLFINELVKVSGVSHRTLRYYDEIGLLRPARVHDNGYREYTEAEVNLLQQILFYRELGFPLQKIKEILQSPAFTIKTALHEQRELLIAKRDYVDRMIETVTKTLQSIEEGKDMTNEEKFNVFKTKLIEKNEQQYGKEIRERHGEEAVLASYGKLKELTEEQYKAVNQLEEMLFERLKEAMDVGDPRSEVAFEVAELHKRWLSFYWPKYTKAAHNGLAQMYVLDERFIAYYDGRVGTGATQFLHDAIENYTTN is encoded by the coding sequence ATGAAGTTGTTCATCAATGAACTAGTGAAAGTTTCAGGAGTCAGTCACCGTACATTACGTTATTATGATGAAATCGGCTTGCTACGGCCAGCGCGCGTTCATGACAATGGTTACCGCGAGTATACAGAGGCTGAAGTGAATTTATTGCAACAAATTTTATTTTATAGGGAATTAGGTTTTCCATTACAGAAAATTAAAGAAATACTTCAATCGCCAGCCTTTACTATAAAGACCGCACTTCATGAGCAACGTGAACTTTTAATCGCTAAAAGAGATTATGTAGATCGAATGATTGAGACGGTGACAAAAACATTACAATCAATAGAGGAGGGTAAAGATATGACAAACGAAGAGAAGTTTAATGTATTTAAAACGAAACTGATTGAAAAAAATGAGCAGCAATATGGTAAGGAAATCCGTGAACGCCACGGGGAAGAAGCTGTTTTAGCCTCTTATGGTAAACTAAAAGAACTAACAGAAGAACAATATAAAGCAGTTAATCAATTAGAAGAGATGTTATTCGAGCGCTTAAAAGAAGCGATGGATGTAGGTGATCCCCGAAGTGAAGTTGCTTTTGAGGTGGCGGAGCTCCATAAAAGGTGGTTAAGCTTTTACTGGCCAAAATATACAAAGGCAGCACATAATGGTTTGGCGCAAATGTATGTGCTAGATGAACGATTTATTGCGTACTATGATGGGCGAGTTGGTACAGGGGCTACGCAGTTTTTACATGATGCAATTGAAAACTATACAACAAATTAA
- the tnpA gene encoding IS200/IS605 family transposase produces MDNKSLAHTTWNCKYHIVFASKYRRQIIYGQIKADIGRILRQLCERKGVEIIEATACPDHIHLLVSIPLKLSVSAFGGYLKGKSSLMIFDRHANLNDRYGNRKFWCRGYYVDTVGRNRKVIQEYIKNQLQEDILEDQMTMKEFIDPFTGEEIKRKKRLERHISPNIG; encoded by the coding sequence ATGGATAATAAAAGTTTAGCACATACAACATGGAATTGTAAGTATCACATCGTCTTCGCATCAAAGTACAGAAGACAAATTATTTATGGTCAAATAAAAGCGGACATAGGTCGTATACTACGCCAACTATGTGAAAGAAAAGGTGTAGAAATTATTGAAGCAACGGCATGTCCAGATCATATTCATCTGTTAGTCAGTATCCCACTGAAGTTAAGCGTATCGGCATTTGGTGGGTATTTAAAAGGGAAAAGTAGTCTCATGATTTTCGATCGACATGCGAATTTGAACGATCGATATGGAAATCGTAAATTTTGGTGTCGAGGATATTATGTCGACACAGTAGGACGAAATCGAAAAGTAATTCAAGAGTACATTAAAAACCAATTACAAGAAGATATCCTGGAAGATCAAATGACAATGAAAGAATTCATTGACCCATTCACAGGAGAAGAAATCAAAAGAAAGAAAAGATTAGAAAGACACATCTCACCCAATATAGGGTGA
- a CDS encoding DMT family transporter, protein MNKPTIHPYVPIIIGVISVSLSAILVKLANAESGVIAFYRMLFSVILMLPVFLMKYTHEIRLLSKRDWGFSAIAGVFLAFHFILWFESLNYTSVASSTVLVTMQPLFAFIGTYLFFKEKISGQTLFAGAVAIVGSVFISWGDFKVSGSALYGDILALIACALITGYLLFGQDVRKRLSLITYTMVVYSISTITLFFYVLLKGESFGPYPTIDWFWFLLLAIVPNLLGHTLFNWSLKWVSTNVISIAILFEPVGAAILAMFIFNEFISSSQIIGGSIVIIGIMMFVVDFNKIGNIFKKKG, encoded by the coding sequence ATGAACAAACCAACAATCCACCCGTACGTTCCGATTATTATTGGAGTTATTTCAGTATCATTATCAGCAATACTGGTGAAGCTCGCAAATGCGGAGTCCGGTGTTATTGCATTTTATCGAATGCTGTTTTCGGTCATCCTTATGTTACCGGTATTTTTAATGAAGTATACGCATGAGATTAGGTTATTATCAAAAAGGGACTGGGGTTTTTCTGCAATTGCGGGTGTCTTTTTAGCGTTTCATTTTATTTTGTGGTTTGAATCATTAAATTACACATCTGTAGCGAGCTCCACTGTACTTGTTACAATGCAGCCATTGTTTGCTTTTATTGGAACGTATTTATTCTTTAAGGAAAAAATCTCGGGCCAAACACTTTTTGCAGGAGCAGTTGCCATCGTTGGAAGTGTATTCATTAGCTGGGGCGATTTTAAAGTCAGTGGATCTGCATTGTACGGAGATATTCTTGCACTTATCGCTTGTGCGTTAATTACTGGGTATTTATTATTTGGACAAGATGTACGTAAACGTTTATCCCTAATTACTTATACGATGGTAGTATATTCAATTAGTACAATTACATTATTCTTTTATGTACTACTAAAAGGTGAGTCATTTGGTCCGTATCCAACAATTGACTGGTTTTGGTTCTTGTTATTAGCAATCGTACCAAATTTACTTGGCCATACATTATTTAACTGGTCATTAAAATGGGTAAGCACAAATGTTATTTCAATTGCAATATTGTTTGAACCGGTAGGAGCAGCGATTTTGGCAATGTTTATCTTTAATGAGTTTATCTCGTCCTCCCAAATTATCGGTGGATCTATTGTAATCATTGGTATTATGATGTTTGTTGTTGATTTTAATAAAATTGGTAACATTTTTAAGAAAAAGGGTTGA
- a CDS encoding MgtC/SapB family protein produces the protein MEFFMNDTFSVEVLLKLIIAATLSLIIGIERELKKKPVGLKTSLVIATFSCLLTIISIETAYSTPARNDINITMDPLRLAAQVVSGIGFLGAGVILRKGNDSITGLTTAAMIWGAAGIGIAVGAGFYFQAFVTVVIVVIGIELLAPFLLKIGPRRLRMREVSLKILISEVSHIETLITYMKEHDMMVENIRIKDIPYHTKDFHEVDIRFSTYRNNNTVSLYNTLHTLTYIERIEIEYLA, from the coding sequence ATGGAATTCTTTATGAATGATACATTTTCAGTCGAAGTTTTATTAAAATTAATTATTGCAGCAACATTAAGTTTAATTATTGGGATTGAGAGGGAACTTAAAAAGAAGCCGGTTGGGTTGAAAACAAGTTTAGTGATTGCTACATTCAGTTGTCTGCTGACAATTATTTCGATTGAAACGGCTTATTCTACACCCGCGCGTAATGATATTAATATTACAATGGATCCGCTTCGTCTAGCTGCACAGGTTGTAAGCGGGATTGGTTTTCTAGGTGCCGGTGTTATTTTACGAAAAGGAAATGATAGCATTACGGGTTTGACGACAGCCGCTATGATATGGGGAGCTGCTGGTATCGGTATTGCTGTTGGAGCAGGTTTTTATTTTCAAGCATTTGTTACAGTTGTAATTGTCGTGATTGGTATCGAGCTCTTGGCTCCGTTCCTATTAAAAATCGGACCTAGACGCTTACGCATGCGCGAAGTTTCACTTAAGATTCTGATTAGTGAGGTTTCACATATTGAGACACTTATTACTTATATGAAGGAACATGATATGATGGTTGAAAATATTCGCATAAAGGATATTCCATATCATACTAAAGATTTCCACGAGGTAGATATTCGCTTTTCTACCTATAGAAACAATAATACCGTGTCACTTTATAATACACTCCACACATTAACTTATATCGAACGAATCGAAATAGAATACTTAGCATAA
- a CDS encoding cation diffusion facilitator family transporter, whose protein sequence is MKEIFSLLKGGNKPSLLAAFVNTFLGIIKGVAFFLTGNVAMFAEMMHSLGDAANQFFVFIGSALSKKAPTPQFPNGYGRVVNLVCLGAVLIVGILSYETIKEGWHHFVHPATESTGMWIALGVLALGTILEGAVLHKAAKEVLHEVGVDSKGFLAVFQSATYLKRAKPATKLVWMEDLVATSGNVLAFVAILIAHFTGWYRLEGLVSIVIGLMMFYVVGRVFLDNARGAIGETDEEMLVHIGTLVMQDPNVDDIARLEVVKEGEFLHVELIAETDPNLSLAYLDDVRDHLSEMLLSQKGVTKVTIAFDEDDGTLDWKHIVSKEPNEKGMI, encoded by the coding sequence ATGAAAGAAATTTTCTCTTTATTAAAAGGGGGGAATAAACCTTCTTTATTAGCAGCATTTGTAAACACATTTTTAGGCATCATTAAAGGTGTTGCATTTTTCTTAACAGGGAATGTTGCAATGTTTGCGGAAATGATGCATTCACTCGGTGATGCGGCAAACCAATTTTTCGTTTTTATCGGCTCCGCCTTATCCAAAAAAGCACCAACACCACAGTTTCCTAACGGCTACGGGCGAGTTGTTAACCTTGTCTGTTTAGGTGCTGTGTTAATCGTTGGTATTTTGTCTTACGAAACGATTAAAGAAGGTTGGCATCATTTTGTACATCCCGCTACTGAATCAACAGGCATGTGGATTGCACTGGGAGTTCTAGCGCTCGGAACCATTTTAGAGGGTGCCGTACTTCATAAAGCTGCAAAAGAAGTGTTGCACGAAGTTGGCGTTGACAGCAAAGGATTTTTAGCAGTATTTCAATCTGCTACCTATTTAAAACGAGCAAAACCTGCCACAAAGCTCGTTTGGATGGAGGATTTAGTCGCAACAAGCGGGAATGTCCTAGCATTTGTTGCGATATTAATCGCTCACTTTACAGGTTGGTACCGCTTAGAAGGACTCGTATCCATAGTTATTGGACTAATGATGTTTTATGTAGTGGGTCGTGTGTTCCTTGATAATGCGCGGGGAGCAATCGGCGAAACTGATGAGGAAATGCTCGTTCATATCGGAACACTCGTTATGCAAGACCCAAATGTAGATGATATTGCTCGGTTAGAAGTAGTGAAGGAAGGCGAATTTTTACATGTGGAATTGATTGCCGAAACAGACCCCAATTTATCATTAGCGTATCTTGATGATGTACGCGATCATTTATCAGAGATGTTATTAAGTCAAAAGGGCGTAACAAAAGTAACCATCGCTTTTGATGAAGATGACGGGACACTTGATTGGAAACATATTGTATCGAAAGAACCCAACGAAAAAGGAATGATTTAA
- a CDS encoding iron-containing alcohol dehydrogenase, which yields MNTFSFYNPVKLHFGKGALQELGKELPTYGNRVLVVYGGGSIKSNGIYDEVTAALGKLNVTVFELAGVEPNPRVETARKGIEICKSEDIDFILAVGGGSVIDCVKLIAAGAKSNADAWDLVIRKAPANDALPFGVVLTLAATGSEMNAGSVITNEETEEKFGWGSAPYTFPKFSILDPTYTFSVPKNHTVYGMVDIMSHCFEQYFNNATNTPITDEMTEGVLRTVVNIAPKLIEDLENYELRETILLAGTVGLNNFLSMGSRGDWGSHNIEHAISAVYDIPHAGGLAILFPNWMRHNLHVNPERFAQMATRVFGVSTEGKTTEEVALAGIDRLSSFWSSLGAPSRLADYNIDDNQFDKIVEHAMINGPFGNFAKLQASDVREILEMSL from the coding sequence ATGAATACATTTTCTTTTTACAATCCGGTAAAGTTACATTTCGGGAAAGGTGCTTTACAAGAGTTGGGTAAAGAATTACCTACTTATGGTAACAGAGTGCTCGTCGTTTATGGTGGGGGTAGCATTAAAAGCAATGGGATATATGATGAAGTAACGGCGGCACTTGGAAAACTTAATGTAACAGTATTTGAACTGGCTGGCGTCGAACCAAACCCACGCGTTGAAACGGCTCGTAAAGGTATAGAAATCTGTAAGAGCGAGGATATCGATTTTATTTTAGCGGTAGGTGGTGGTTCAGTTATTGATTGCGTGAAGTTAATCGCGGCTGGCGCAAAAAGTAATGCAGATGCATGGGATTTGGTCATTCGTAAGGCCCCTGCTAATGACGCATTGCCGTTCGGAGTTGTATTAACTTTAGCGGCAACAGGCTCTGAGATGAATGCAGGTTCGGTTATTACAAATGAGGAAACGGAAGAGAAATTTGGTTGGGGTAGTGCACCATATACATTCCCTAAGTTCTCTATATTGGATCCGACCTATACATTTTCGGTGCCTAAAAACCACACAGTTTACGGCATGGTCGATATCATGTCGCATTGCTTCGAACAATATTTTAATAACGCAACAAATACACCGATTACCGATGAAATGACAGAAGGTGTGTTAAGAACGGTCGTTAATATAGCGCCAAAGTTAATAGAGGATTTAGAAAATTACGAGCTGCGTGAGACAATTTTACTTGCGGGTACAGTTGGGTTAAATAACTTTTTATCAATGGGTTCCCGAGGAGATTGGGGATCTCATAATATTGAACATGCCATATCAGCGGTATATGACATTCCGCATGCAGGGGGATTAGCGATTTTATTCCCGAACTGGATGCGTCATAATTTACATGTGAATCCTGAGCGCTTTGCTCAAATGGCTACGCGTGTATTTGGAGTTAGTACGGAAGGGAAAACGACTGAGGAAGTGGCACTTGCTGGAATTGACCGTCTAAGTTCATTCTGGTCTTCATTAGGTGCGCCGAGTCGGTTAGCGGATTATAATATTGACGACAATCAGTTTGATAAAATTGTCGAGCATGCGATGATAAACGGCCCCTTCGGAAACTTTGCCAAACTACAAGCGAGCGATGTACGCGAAATTTTAGAAATGTCATTATAA
- a CDS encoding Glu/Leu/Phe/Val family dehydrogenase, translated as MAENLNLFTSTQVVIEDALSKLGYDEAMFELLKEPIRMLSVRIPVKMDDGSTKVFTGYRAQHNDAVGPTKGGVRFHPMVSEEEVKALSMWMTLKCGIVDLPYGGGKGGVICDPREMSMGELERLSRGYVRAIKQFVGPTKDIPAPDVFTNAQIMAWMMDEYSRMDEFNSPGFITGKPLVLGGSQGRDRATAEGVTIVIEEAAKKRNLDIKGARIVIQGFGNAGSFLAKFMSDLGAKVIGISDAHGALHDPNGLDIDYLLDRRDSFGTVTTLFENTISNQELLELDCDILVPAAIENQITAENAHNIKASIVVEAANGPTTTEATKILTERGILLVPDVLASAGGVTVSYFEWVQNNQGYYWTEEEVREKLYAKMVTAFENVYTTATNRNIDMRLAAYMVGVRRTAEASRFRGWV; from the coding sequence ATGGCTGAAAATTTAAACCTGTTTACATCAACTCAAGTAGTAATCGAAGATGCTTTAAGCAAACTTGGTTATGACGAAGCAATGTTCGAGTTATTAAAAGAACCTATTCGTATGCTTTCTGTACGTATCCCTGTAAAAATGGATGACGGCTCAACGAAAGTATTCACTGGGTACCGTGCACAACATAATGATGCAGTTGGACCTACTAAAGGTGGGGTACGTTTCCACCCAATGGTAAGTGAAGAGGAAGTGAAAGCGCTTTCTATGTGGATGACACTTAAATGTGGTATCGTAGATCTTCCGTACGGCGGTGGTAAAGGTGGGGTTATATGTGACCCACGTGAAATGTCTATGGGTGAATTAGAACGTTTAAGCCGTGGCTATGTACGTGCGATTAAACAATTCGTAGGTCCTACAAAAGATATTCCAGCACCAGACGTATTCACGAACGCGCAAATTATGGCATGGATGATGGATGAATATAGCCGTATGGATGAGTTTAACTCACCAGGCTTTATCACAGGTAAACCTCTTGTTCTGGGTGGTTCACAAGGTCGTGACCGTGCAACGGCAGAAGGTGTAACAATTGTTATTGAAGAAGCAGCAAAAAAACGTAATCTTGATATTAAAGGCGCTCGTATTGTTATCCAAGGTTTCGGTAACGCAGGTAGCTTCTTAGCAAAATTCATGAGTGATTTAGGTGCGAAAGTTATCGGTATTTCTGATGCACACGGCGCACTTCATGATCCAAACGGTTTAGATATTGATTACTTATTAGACCGTCGTGATTCATTCGGTACGGTAACAACATTATTCGAAAACACAATTTCGAATCAAGAACTACTAGAATTAGATTGCGATATTTTAGTACCGGCTGCAATTGAAAACCAAATTACTGCTGAAAATGCTCATAATATTAAAGCAAGCATCGTAGTAGAAGCAGCTAACGGCCCAACTACTACTGAAGCCACAAAAATCTTAACTGAACGCGGCATCCTTTTAGTGCCAGACGTATTAGCATCTGCTGGTGGTGTAACAGTATCTTACTTTGAGTGGGTACAAAACAACCAAGGCTACTACTGGACTGAAGAAGAAGTACGCGAAAAATTATATGCAAAAATGGTTACAGCATTTGAAAACGTTTATACAACTGCAACAAACCGTAACATCGATATGCGCTTAGCAGCATATATGGTTGGTGTGCGCCGTACTGCTGAAGCATCTCGCTTCCGTGGATGGGTATAA
- the yugI gene encoding S1 domain-containing post-transcriptional regulator GSP13, which yields MAKKYEVGDVLTGKVTGIQPYGAFVALDEQTQGLVHISEITYGFVKDVGEFLKVGDEITVKVLEVDETSKKISLSIRILQEAPPQRKKEVLPRKSLQDRVNEVDADGFQLLKDKLQEWIEQSGQ from the coding sequence ATGGCCAAAAAATATGAAGTAGGTGACGTGCTAACTGGCAAAGTAACTGGAATCCAACCTTACGGAGCTTTTGTTGCTTTAGATGAACAAACGCAAGGTCTCGTTCATATTTCTGAAATAACATATGGTTTTGTAAAGGATGTTGGTGAGTTTTTAAAAGTTGGCGATGAAATTACGGTGAAAGTACTTGAAGTCGATGAAACATCGAAAAAGATTAGCCTATCCATCCGTATTTTACAAGAAGCACCTCCTCAAAGAAAAAAAGAAGTCCTGCCACGTAAATCACTCCAGGACCGCGTAAATGAAGTAGATGCGGACGGCTTCCAATTATTAAAAGATAAACTCCAAGAGTGGATTGAACAATCTGGCCAGTAA
- a CDS encoding sodium-dependent transporter → MSSRDHFTSRIGFILAAAGSAIGLGAIWKFPYMAGTNGGSVFILLFILCTIFIGLPILISEFMIGRRGQRDPINSFKEQAPGKPWYTVGWIGLIAAGLILSFYSVVGGWILSYLFRALTFSLTGKGLNFALLFNDLITNPWEAIFAQGTFMLLTLLIVQAGIKGGIEVASKWMMPLLFIFFILLFIRSITLDGAVEGIKFMFIPDWSYFNVDTLVLALGQAFFSLSLGVCAMITYASYLAKSEKIVNSAVNVAAMNIIISLLAGLVIFPAVFALDYSPEQGPGLVFIMIPAVFEQLPMGSILLIVFFILLLFATVTSSIALLEVVVAIGIGNKTQTRKKATWIFAIIIFVIGIPSALSFGLLSDLKILDKSIFDFVDYLTSGILLPIGALMISLFAGFHYSKKISREEMQSSPFIYWTWLIIVRFIAPIAILVILLNSVLG, encoded by the coding sequence TTGTCATCTAGAGATCATTTCACATCTAGGATTGGTTTTATCCTCGCTGCTGCTGGTAGTGCAATTGGACTGGGCGCTATTTGGAAATTCCCTTATATGGCCGGGACAAATGGTGGTAGTGTATTCATCTTACTATTCATTTTATGTACGATTTTTATAGGACTCCCTATTTTAATATCAGAGTTTATGATTGGAAGACGTGGACAGAGGGACCCAATTAATTCATTCAAGGAGCAGGCACCAGGAAAGCCTTGGTATACGGTTGGATGGATTGGATTAATCGCGGCAGGTCTTATTTTGTCGTTTTATAGTGTTGTGGGTGGCTGGATTTTAAGTTATTTATTCCGTGCTCTAACCTTTAGTTTAACAGGGAAGGGCTTAAATTTCGCCTTGTTATTTAATGATTTAATTACTAATCCGTGGGAAGCTATCTTTGCTCAAGGGACTTTTATGCTACTAACATTACTTATTGTTCAGGCAGGCATTAAAGGTGGTATAGAAGTTGCTAGTAAATGGATGATGCCATTACTTTTCATTTTCTTCATTTTGTTATTTATACGTTCTATTACGTTAGATGGTGCTGTTGAAGGCATTAAGTTTATGTTCATACCAGATTGGTCGTACTTTAATGTAGATACGTTAGTGTTAGCACTTGGACAAGCATTCTTTTCATTAAGCTTAGGTGTTTGTGCCATGATTACGTACGCTTCATATTTAGCAAAATCAGAAAAGATCGTTAATTCTGCAGTGAATGTGGCAGCGATGAATATTATTATTTCCCTTTTAGCGGGACTTGTCATCTTCCCTGCTGTTTTCGCGCTTGATTATTCACCGGAACAAGGACCTGGACTAGTTTTCATTATGATCCCAGCTGTGTTTGAACAATTGCCAATGGGCAGTATATTATTAATTGTTTTCTTCATTTTGTTATTATTCGCTACTGTAACATCTTCGATTGCACTGCTTGAAGTTGTTGTGGCTATTGGAATTGGGAACAAAACGCAAACACGAAAAAAAGCAACATGGATTTTTGCCATTATTATTTTTGTAATTGGGATTCCAAGTGCTTTATCATTTGGCTTACTATCGGATCTAAAGATTTTAGATAAATCGATTTTTGATTTCGTTGATTATTTAACGAGTGGTATTTTATTGCCGATTGGTGCACTGATGATTTCATTATTTGCAGGCTTCCACTATTCAAAAAAAATCTCACGCGAAGAAATGCAGTCATCTCCCTTTATTTACTGGACATGGCTCATCATCGTTCGCTTTATTGCACCAATTGCCATTTTAGTCATTTTATTAAATAGCGTATTAGGCTAA
- a CDS encoding helix-turn-helix domain-containing protein produces the protein MNIQFHEQLKILRQERNLSLEELSKKTQVGVDKLASYEKGELTPSIQTILKLSTVLEVPASNLMDGL, from the coding sequence TTGAATATACAATTTCACGAACAACTAAAAATTTTACGTCAAGAACGCAATTTGTCGCTTGAAGAGTTGTCTAAAAAAACTCAAGTAGGCGTTGATAAACTTGCTTCTTATGAGAAGGGTGAACTCACTCCTTCCATTCAAACAATTTTAAAGTTATCAACGGTTTTAGAAGTGCCAGCATCAAATTTAATGGACGGCCTATAA